In one window of Deltaproteobacteria bacterium DNA:
- a CDS encoding NTP transferase domain-containing protein, with amino-acid sequence MKTGSVILAAGRGSRMKGYAGNKTLLPLVPGKNRFEGRLPILLHILTHLPPGPRAVIVHHAKEAVMAATRDLGVIYREQLELNGTGGALLAAEDFLKAQSAERIIITMGDVPFVRTATYMKMIGRLTNHALVVLGFRPGSRKQYGVLETAGDQVLRIIEWKYWHDFPEERKEALRICNSGIYAVTREAMLHYLPVLASRPHVVHKEVDGRLKEVREYFITDLVEFMQEDGLSTGYIVAEDEEEVMGVDDLEALERAQEIYRSTALSG; translated from the coding sequence ATGAAAACAGGCTCCGTGATCCTGGCAGCGGGAAGAGGAAGTCGCATGAAGGGATATGCCGGCAATAAGACCCTCCTTCCCCTGGTCCCCGGAAAAAACCGTTTTGAAGGTAGACTCCCCATCCTATTGCACATACTGACCCATCTTCCTCCCGGTCCCAGGGCCGTTATTGTGCACCACGCAAAAGAAGCGGTGATGGCCGCCACCAGAGACCTCGGCGTGATATACCGGGAGCAGCTGGAGCTTAACGGCACCGGCGGGGCCCTCCTCGCGGCCGAGGATTTCCTTAAGGCCCAAAGCGCTGAGAGGATCATTATCACGATGGGGGATGTCCCCTTTGTCAGGACAGCCACCTATATGAAGATGATAGGACGTCTGACAAACCACGCCCTGGTTGTCCTCGGTTTCAGGCCGGGATCACGGAAACAATACGGGGTCCTGGAGACAGCAGGCGATCAGGTCCTCCGGATCATCGAATGGAAATACTGGCACGACTTTCCCGAAGAACGAAAAGAGGCGCTTCGCATCTGCAATTCAGGGATCTATGCCGTTACAAGGGAGGCCATGCTCCATTACCTTCCTGTCCTTGCCTCGAGGCCCCACGTGGTGCACAAGGAGGTGGACGGCAGGCTGAAAGAGGTCAGGGAGTATTTCATTACAGACCTTGTTGAGTTTATGCAGGAAGACGGTCTCTCGACCGGATACATTGTTGCAGAGGATGAGGAGGAGGTGATGGGGGTGGATGATCTGGAGGCACTCGAGAGGGCACAGGAGATCTACAGGTCAACCGCTCTTTCTGGGTGA
- a CDS encoding glycosyltransferase yields MDLNYLAIVSACVWTVILLLPWRPWATSEALDAPADPGGEDLSDITVLIPARNEAGVIKPTLEGVKAQGELIPVILVDDRSTDGTALAAESVDMKSLRLIPGEPPPEGWSGKLWALEQGFRHVHTDLLLLLDADIRLSPGIIRALRRKLQQGDLQLASLMAALRMDGFWERAFMPAFIYFFKMLYPFRLSNSTFPWVAAAAGGCILLKTQALPASGGFRGVRHELIDDCALARQIKSSGGRTWIGLSHSVQSLRPYEHLRSIWDMVARTAFHQLRYSLLLLLLCTVMMIAVFWFPIAGMFSPSILSRVICGFALAAMVLSYLPTLRFYHRSAGWALLLPVIAMGYLAMTWTSAIRFWQGKGSIWKGRSYGSIRA; encoded by the coding sequence ATGGACTTAAACTACCTGGCCATTGTCAGCGCCTGTGTCTGGACCGTCATCCTCCTCCTGCCATGGCGCCCCTGGGCCACATCCGAGGCATTGGATGCTCCCGCTGATCCAGGCGGGGAGGACCTGAGCGATATAACGGTCCTCATCCCTGCCAGAAATGAAGCCGGCGTCATTAAACCCACGCTGGAAGGGGTCAAGGCCCAGGGTGAGCTTATCCCGGTCATCCTGGTGGACGACCGCTCCACAGATGGAACTGCCCTGGCCGCTGAATCCGTTGATATGAAGTCTCTTCGCCTCATTCCGGGAGAACCTCCTCCAGAGGGCTGGAGCGGCAAACTGTGGGCCCTTGAACAGGGCTTCCGGCATGTCCATACCGACCTCCTCCTCCTGTTGGATGCGGATATCCGGCTCAGCCCGGGGATTATCCGGGCCCTTCGAAGGAAGCTGCAGCAGGGCGATCTCCAGCTGGCTTCCCTGATGGCGGCCCTGCGCATGGACGGATTCTGGGAGCGGGCGTTCATGCCCGCCTTTATCTATTTCTTCAAGATGCTGTATCCTTTCCGCCTTTCCAATTCCACATTCCCGTGGGTGGCTGCGGCCGCGGGTGGGTGTATCCTTCTAAAGACACAAGCACTGCCCGCGTCAGGCGGTTTCAGGGGCGTGCGACATGAATTGATCGATGACTGCGCCCTTGCCAGACAGATCAAGTCCTCCGGCGGCAGGACCTGGATCGGCCTTTCCCACTCAGTACAGAGTCTCCGGCCCTATGAACATCTCAGGAGCATCTGGGATATGGTGGCGAGGACCGCATTTCATCAGCTTCGGTATTCACTGCTGCTTCTTTTATTGTGTACCGTGATGATGATCGCGGTATTCTGGTTCCCGATTGCAGGGATGTTTTCCCCGTCCATACTGTCGAGGGTCATTTGCGGATTCGCCCTTGCCGCTATGGTCTTGAGCTATCTGCCGACCTTGAGGTTTTACCACCGGTCCGCGGGATGGGCACTGCTTCTTCCAGTGATCGCGATGGGCTATCTGGCCATGACCTGGACATCGGCCATCCGTTTCTGGCAGGGGAAAGGGTCGATCTGGAAGGGCAGGTCCTATGGGTCCATCCGGGCCTGA
- a CDS encoding glycosyltransferase yields the protein MTSVSVIIPTFNRAMRTARAVASVLYQTCTDYELIVVDDGSQDNTEEVLRQFGRRLRYIALPYNRGVSAARNRGIRESEAPWIAFLDSDDYWLPRKLEVQTAFFRTHPEAAISQTQEVWIRNGRYANPKRRHRKLSGDVFAPSLRLCLVSPSAVMLRRSLMEDVGLFDENLPVCEDYDLWLRIACRHPVHLIEDRLIVKEGGHPDQLSSRYKGMDRFRIKAIRKLMEEGILNRDQQQAAMKELSLKCRIYGKGCIKRGKQDEGAAYLKLAQEAQA from the coding sequence GTGACATCCGTGAGCGTTATTATCCCCACATTCAACAGGGCCATGAGGACGGCCCGGGCCGTGGCATCCGTTCTTTATCAGACCTGTACCGACTATGAACTCATCGTAGTGGATGACGGGTCACAGGATAATACAGAAGAGGTCCTGCGACAGTTCGGCCGGCGTCTTCGCTATATCGCCCTCCCTTACAATCGCGGGGTGTCTGCTGCAAGGAACAGAGGGATCAGGGAATCCGAGGCCCCATGGATTGCATTCCTCGATTCGGATGACTACTGGCTGCCGCGAAAATTAGAAGTGCAGACGGCCTTTTTCAGGACCCATCCCGAGGCTGCCATCTCTCAGACCCAGGAGGTCTGGATCAGAAATGGTCGATATGCCAACCCCAAAAGGAGACATCGGAAACTTTCCGGAGACGTCTTCGCCCCATCACTGCGGCTCTGCCTCGTCAGTCCTTCAGCGGTGATGCTTCGACGCTCCCTCATGGAAGATGTGGGGCTATTTGACGAAAATCTCCCTGTATGCGAAGACTATGATCTCTGGCTCAGGATCGCCTGCCGCCATCCGGTTCACTTGATTGAAGATCGACTGATCGTTAAAGAGGGGGGCCATCCCGATCAACTCTCTTCCCGCTACAAGGGGATGGACAGATTCAGAATTAAGGCCATTCGGAAGCTGATGGAGGAGGGAATACTCAACAGGGACCAGCAACAGGCGGCCATGAAGGAGCTTTCTCTGAAATGCCGTATTTACGGGAAGGGCTGCATCAAGCGGGGGAAACAGGATGAGGGGGCCGCGTATCTCAAACTGGCGCAAGAGGCCCAAGCGTGA
- the ispH gene encoding 4-hydroxy-3-methylbut-2-enyl diphosphate reductase, producing the protein MRVILAKTAGFCMGVRRAMETVMAEANKKEGPLFTFGPLIHNQQVLDLLESKGVRATDDVRDLASGRIIIRAHGIPPRKHELLEQTGLKVIDATCPKVTRVQQIIRHYSNKGYSSIIVGDQNHAEVIGLMGYSKTPAHVIQDETEVADLPSMERPFVVAQTTQNEEKFNDIVDALKKRFSNLRVFDTICEATHERQQEVRTFKGQVDAVVVVGGYHSANTQRLARISEEESLPTFHVETEQDLDKDQLSKMGVIGLTAGASTPHWMIRNVLQEIEAIHDRKETFLTRRLKQAFRFMVLSNLLVALGAFSLAYAAAIMAGRDPVSPFPLLAFLYIFAMHVFNHFLDKGASAYSEPDRSAFLKTHRVLLNMSGITALAMALALSYTVGMITFLALIGLSVLGIIYSVPVVPEQMRNRSRYSKIKDIPGSRSLSEALAWTAVITLLPVIETQSVNVPAAILTGLVIFTWSYARAIFFSLLQVQGDLMVGTETLPITLGERRTLILLRIILLITAVILLVGPILGTVGMFCYLMLIPLCTLWLSLLAYERQWLPPGIPLEALVESNFLLTGLLALLWGIFR; encoded by the coding sequence ATGAGAGTCATACTGGCAAAGACAGCGGGGTTCTGCATGGGTGTCCGCCGTGCCATGGAGACCGTCATGGCGGAGGCCAACAAAAAGGAGGGCCCCTTATTCACCTTTGGGCCCCTGATCCACAATCAGCAGGTCCTGGATCTTTTGGAGTCGAAAGGGGTCAGGGCAACCGATGACGTCCGGGACCTTGCCTCCGGCCGCATTATCATCAGGGCTCACGGCATTCCGCCGCGAAAGCACGAACTGCTGGAACAGACCGGCCTTAAGGTGATCGATGCCACCTGTCCCAAAGTTACCCGGGTGCAGCAGATTATCCGCCATTACTCCAATAAGGGATATTCGTCCATCATTGTGGGCGATCAGAACCACGCCGAAGTGATCGGGCTGATGGGTTACAGCAAAACCCCGGCGCACGTGATTCAGGACGAGACAGAGGTGGCCGACCTCCCCTCTATGGAAAGACCTTTCGTCGTTGCCCAGACCACTCAGAATGAAGAAAAATTCAACGACATCGTAGACGCCTTGAAAAAGCGATTCTCGAATCTTCGGGTGTTTGACACCATCTGTGAGGCAACACACGAGCGTCAGCAGGAAGTGAGGACATTTAAAGGACAGGTGGACGCCGTGGTGGTGGTCGGCGGATATCACAGCGCCAACACCCAGCGACTTGCCCGGATATCCGAGGAGGAATCCCTCCCTACCTTTCACGTGGAAACGGAACAAGACCTGGACAAGGATCAACTCTCCAAAATGGGTGTGATCGGCCTGACAGCGGGGGCATCTACCCCCCATTGGATGATCCGGAATGTACTGCAGGAGATCGAGGCGATTCATGACCGGAAGGAAACCTTCCTCACCCGCCGGCTCAAACAGGCCTTCAGGTTCATGGTGTTGAGCAATCTGCTCGTGGCGCTGGGGGCGTTTTCTCTGGCATATGCCGCTGCCATCATGGCAGGAAGAGACCCTGTCTCCCCCTTCCCCCTCCTGGCATTTCTCTATATTTTTGCCATGCATGTGTTCAACCATTTTCTGGATAAAGGGGCCAGTGCCTACAGTGAACCGGACAGGTCGGCTTTTTTGAAGACTCACAGGGTCCTCCTGAATATGAGCGGCATTACCGCCCTTGCCATGGCCTTGGCGCTTTCTTATACGGTGGGCATGATTACCTTTCTGGCCCTCATCGGATTGAGCGTCCTGGGCATCATATACAGTGTCCCTGTCGTACCGGAGCAGATGCGCAACAGGTCCCGTTACAGCAAGATCAAGGATATCCCCGGCTCCAGAAGCCTCTCCGAGGCCCTTGCCTGGACAGCGGTGATTACCCTCCTCCCGGTGATTGAGACCCAAAGCGTGAATGTGCCCGCCGCCATCCTGACGGGGCTGGTTATCTTTACCTGGAGTTACGCCAGGGCCATCTTTTTCAGCCTACTGCAGGTGCAGGGAGATCTCATGGTAGGCACGGAAACACTCCCGATTACCCTGGGGGAGAGACGCACCCTCATTCTTCTCAGGATCATACTCCTGATCACCGCCGTTATCTTGCTTGTGGGCCCGATCCTTGGCACGGTGGGGATGTTCTGCTACCTGATGCTCATCCCCCTTTGCACCCTCTGGCTGTCGCTTCTGGCCTATGAACGACAGTGGCTTCCTCCCGGAATCCCCCTCGAGGCGCTGGTGGAGAGCAACTTTCTTCTAACCGGTCTTCTGGCCCTCCTGTGGGGGATCTTCCGGTGA
- the dusB gene encoding tRNA dihydrouridine synthase DusB, producing the protein MLRIGALKLKNRLIMAPMSGITNLPFRRIVKRLGAGLVTTEMISAMGLARQQEKTLKYLKSDPEEQPLSAQIFGSDPRVMAEAARIVVDAGVDLVDINMGCPARKVVKTGAGGALLRSPDRVRDIVSAVRAVCPVPLTVKTRTGWSPDQPVARDIARLVEDCGADAITFHPRFVTQRFSGTADWDIISEVKSQVGIPVIGNGDVCTPLQALDMMQQTGCDGVMIGRAAMGNPWIFREILDLDNGMTPRPPGLVERREIISDHFRLLVDLMGEESAARAMRGLLLWYTKGLPYSSRFRGAFTGIHDLVTMTAAMDDYFSLLKESFGIPILRKDLVASPGFGEEHIGI; encoded by the coding sequence ATGTTACGAATCGGCGCCCTCAAACTGAAGAACCGGCTGATCATGGCACCCATGTCAGGGATTACCAATCTGCCGTTTCGTCGTATTGTCAAGCGCTTGGGTGCAGGTCTCGTCACCACTGAGATGATCAGCGCCATGGGTCTCGCCAGACAGCAGGAAAAGACTCTCAAGTATCTCAAGAGCGATCCGGAGGAACAGCCTCTTTCGGCCCAGATATTCGGTTCGGACCCCCGGGTCATGGCTGAGGCCGCCCGAATCGTTGTCGATGCCGGGGTCGATCTGGTGGATATCAACATGGGCTGCCCTGCACGCAAAGTGGTCAAGACGGGTGCAGGCGGGGCCCTTCTCCGTTCGCCCGATCGTGTGAGGGATATTGTGTCGGCTGTCCGCGCGGTCTGTCCTGTTCCCTTGACCGTAAAGACCAGGACCGGATGGTCGCCGGATCAGCCGGTTGCACGGGATATTGCCAGGCTTGTTGAGGATTGCGGCGCCGATGCCATCACCTTCCACCCGAGATTTGTGACCCAGCGATTTTCAGGAACCGCCGATTGGGACATTATCTCGGAGGTCAAATCCCAGGTCGGAATCCCCGTCATCGGAAACGGCGATGTGTGTACGCCTTTACAGGCCCTTGACATGATGCAACAGACCGGATGCGACGGCGTCATGATCGGCCGCGCAGCCATGGGCAATCCCTGGATTTTCAGAGAGATCCTGGATCTGGACAACGGGATGACCCCGCGGCCCCCCGGATTAGTGGAGCGGAGGGAGATCATCTCAGACCATTTCAGACTGCTTGTCGATCTTATGGGAGAGGAAAGCGCCGCCAGGGCCATGCGGGGGCTCCTCCTTTGGTATACAAAAGGCCTCCCCTACAGCAGCCGGTTTCGAGGCGCCTTTACAGGTATTCATGATCTGGTTACGATGACGGCCGCAATGGACGACTATTTCTCCTTATTGAAGGAATCATTCGGGATCCCGATATTGAGGAAGGATCTTGTAGCATCCCCCGGTTTTGGCGAGGAACACATCGGAATATGA
- a CDS encoding OmpA family protein — translation MTKNVLKVFLCVAGALLLFSCAAPKEVPTFTPQNLNPMLQSGDYVKKVDNFVVILDKSGSMGDLYKGEKKLDTAKRLAAWMNHSIPDLKMTGALRIFGRTALFDNELTKLYWGPAPYEKSALDAGLNKVGYSVGDSPLNQAFDATAQDFKSAQGDIAVIVFTDANKDFMLYDAVKKSAADLKAHYGNRLCIYPVQIGDNPDGKALLEHVAQTGQCGTYVTGDQIASPAGMADFVTRVFLKKAPPKPAPVVVEKVVILDSDGDGVPDNLDKCPGTPKGAKVNADGCWVIDNVLFDFDKYNIKPQFSHLLDEVAVVFQNNPGLRAQIEGHTDSIGTEAYNLKLSMRRANAVVDYLVRKGVGKNRLSAEGFGFSQPIATNETAEGRALNRRVQIVPVP, via the coding sequence ATGACAAAAAATGTTCTTAAGGTGTTTCTGTGTGTGGCCGGGGCCTTGTTGCTTTTCAGTTGCGCCGCCCCAAAAGAGGTTCCCACGTTTACCCCTCAAAATCTCAACCCGATGCTCCAATCAGGGGACTATGTAAAAAAGGTTGACAACTTCGTCGTCATTTTAGACAAATCAGGATCCATGGGCGACCTCTACAAAGGGGAGAAGAAACTGGATACTGCAAAACGTCTGGCGGCTTGGATGAATCACTCCATTCCGGATCTCAAGATGACCGGAGCACTCAGGATTTTTGGCAGGACAGCCCTTTTTGATAATGAGCTGACCAAACTTTATTGGGGCCCGGCCCCGTATGAAAAGAGCGCCCTTGACGCAGGGTTAAACAAGGTCGGCTACAGTGTGGGCGACAGCCCGCTGAATCAGGCCTTTGATGCGACGGCCCAGGACTTTAAATCGGCTCAGGGCGATATCGCGGTAATCGTCTTCACCGATGCCAACAAAGATTTCATGCTTTATGATGCCGTTAAAAAGTCGGCGGCAGATTTGAAAGCGCATTACGGAAACCGGCTTTGCATCTATCCCGTGCAGATAGGCGACAATCCCGACGGCAAGGCACTTCTTGAACATGTGGCGCAGACAGGTCAGTGCGGAACCTATGTCACCGGGGACCAGATCGCGTCCCCTGCGGGGATGGCCGATTTCGTGACAAGGGTTTTTCTGAAAAAGGCCCCGCCCAAACCCGCACCGGTAGTCGTGGAAAAGGTCGTCATTCTGGATTCCGACGGCGACGGTGTTCCCGACAATTTGGATAAGTGCCCGGGAACCCCCAAAGGCGCAAAGGTCAACGCGGACGGATGCTGGGTCATTGACAATGTGCTGTTTGATTTTGACAAGTACAACATTAAACCGCAATTCTCCCACCTGTTAGATGAAGTTGCTGTGGTATTCCAAAACAATCCGGGCCTCAGGGCGCAGATCGAAGGGCATACGGACAGCATCGGTACTGAAGCCTATAACCTGAAGCTATCCATGAGAAGGGCCAATGCCGTGGTAGACTATCTGGTCCGGAAGGGCGTTGGCAAAAACCGACTTTCCGCGGAAGGATTCGGGTTCTCACAACCGATCGCCACCAACGAGACGGCAGAAGGACGGGCCTTGAACCGGAGGGTCCAAATTGTGCCTGTCCCATAG
- a CDS encoding ASKHA domain-containing protein — protein sequence MKTHTVHFLPADISVEVEEDATIAEAAQRVDVFINNLCGGEGVCGRCRVQVLRGRAEAEEHAKSFFSPDEITKGYVLACQTRIHDDLEVVIPPESRMEDSKIMIGGATQETGMMELRPIVKKIYLELPPPTSEDNVPDIERISRELRKQFGWHAFDISLDCLQNLSDKLRQNDWKITVTLARKGDGYRILKIDPLDTSQANYGVAVDVGTTTVVVQLVDLNTGRLIGSEGCHNQQASYGEDVISRVIFACGKGGLEPVQKAVIKNINQLIRKVCKEKDVPIDDINAIVAAGNTTMSHFLLGLSPCSIRLDPYVPTADEFPLIHAEEVGIQINPRGILQTIPCVASYVGGDIVAGVMSCGIPEHEEVRGLIDIGTNGEIAIGNKDWLICCSASAGPAFEGGGTRCGMRAIKGAIEKIAISEGELHYQTIEGAKPRGICGSGLIDCIYELVKNGIIDPSGKFHRDRKDDRLRIEENVPEYIIAFPEETESGTAVTIAESDIDNLIKSKGAVFAAIKSLTDYIGLGFDMIETFYVAGGFGSFMDISKSIAIGLLPDIPREKIQFIGNSSLTGARMSLLSESAMETCINISRSMTNIELSTYQPFTDEYIAALFLPHTNRKLFPSVAY from the coding sequence ATGAAGACACATACCGTTCATTTTCTCCCGGCTGATATATCTGTTGAAGTGGAAGAAGACGCGACCATTGCCGAGGCGGCCCAACGTGTCGATGTATTTATAAATAACCTTTGCGGCGGCGAAGGGGTGTGCGGCAGGTGCCGCGTTCAGGTCCTAAGAGGGCGGGCCGAGGCTGAAGAGCATGCGAAGAGCTTTTTTTCTCCGGATGAGATCACAAAGGGATATGTCCTCGCCTGTCAGACTCGGATCCATGACGACCTGGAGGTCGTGATCCCCCCTGAATCGAGGATGGAAGACTCGAAAATCATGATCGGAGGCGCCACACAGGAAACCGGCATGATGGAGCTCAGGCCCATCGTCAAAAAGATCTATCTGGAGCTGCCGCCCCCGACCAGTGAGGACAATGTTCCGGATATCGAACGGATATCCAGGGAATTGCGCAAACAGTTCGGATGGCACGCCTTTGATATCTCTTTGGACTGTTTACAGAATCTTTCCGACAAGCTGCGGCAGAATGACTGGAAGATTACCGTAACCCTGGCAAGGAAGGGAGATGGCTACCGCATCCTGAAGATAGACCCGCTCGATACTTCTCAGGCGAATTACGGCGTGGCCGTTGACGTGGGTACCACCACGGTCGTCGTACAATTGGTGGATCTGAATACAGGGAGGCTGATCGGCTCCGAAGGGTGCCACAATCAACAGGCGAGCTATGGTGAGGACGTTATATCGAGGGTGATCTTTGCCTGCGGAAAGGGGGGGCTGGAACCGGTCCAGAAAGCGGTGATCAAGAATATCAATCAGCTCATCAGAAAAGTGTGCAAAGAAAAGGATGTCCCTATTGATGACATCAATGCCATAGTAGCGGCGGGAAACACCACCATGAGCCATTTTTTGCTGGGCCTCTCTCCCTGTTCTATCCGGCTGGATCCCTATGTCCCAACAGCCGATGAATTTCCCCTGATCCATGCCGAGGAAGTCGGCATCCAGATTAATCCGCGCGGCATTCTTCAGACAATCCCCTGTGTGGCCTCCTATGTGGGCGGCGATATTGTGGCAGGCGTCATGTCCTGCGGGATCCCTGAACATGAAGAGGTAAGGGGCCTGATCGATATCGGCACAAATGGTGAGATCGCCATCGGCAATAAGGACTGGCTCATCTGCTGTTCGGCTTCGGCCGGCCCGGCCTTTGAGGGGGGCGGAACCCGTTGCGGCATGCGTGCCATAAAAGGGGCTATTGAAAAGATCGCTATTTCAGAGGGGGAACTTCACTACCAGACCATCGAGGGTGCCAAGCCACGGGGGATCTGCGGCTCAGGCCTGATCGACTGCATCTATGAACTTGTCAAAAACGGCATTATCGATCCGAGTGGAAAATTTCATAGAGACCGCAAAGATGACCGGCTGAGGATTGAGGAAAACGTTCCGGAATATATCATCGCCTTTCCGGAGGAAACCGAATCGGGCACGGCGGTTACCATTGCGGAGTCGGACATCGACAACCTCATTAAATCGAAAGGCGCGGTTTTTGCCGCCATCAAGTCTCTGACCGACTACATCGGACTCGGATTTGATATGATAGAGACCTTTTATGTCGCCGGTGGGTTTGGCAGTTTCATGGACATTTCCAAGTCCATTGCCATCGGTCTCCTGCCGGATATTCCAAGGGAAAAGATACAGTTTATCGGAAACAGCTCGTTGACAGGGGCCCGTATGTCCCTCCTTTCAGAATCGGCCATGGAAACCTGTATCAACATATCAAGATCAATGACCAATATCGAACTCTCCACCTATCAGCCCTTTACAGATGAGTATATTGCGGCCCTGTTCTTACCGCATACCAACCGGAAACTCTTTCCTTCTGTGGCGTATTGA